In a genomic window of Sutcliffiella sp. FSL R7-0096:
- a CDS encoding phage antirepressor KilAC domain-containing protein, which produces MKLIVTRWKIDVEGEPIMNGLKIFNNGMFEVAVTLENGEVLFELEQLVKNLGFERVEYKNGKEYKSIRWERVEKYLKEVGFAQVWAKDSLIPESIAYLLSFKGESKDAVKFQKWLATEVIPVIRKHGGYLTPEKVEEALLNPDTLIKLATNLKEEREKRKAAELLIAEKNNTIATQLKNLKEQRPKVIFADAVGASKTSILVGELAKLLKQNGIETGQKRLFHWLREKGYLIKRKGTDFNMPTQRSMELELFEIKETSITHNDGHISISKTPKVTGKGQLYFINKFLLENKMLEVN; this is translated from the coding sequence ATGAAATTAATTGTCACTAGATGGAAAATTGATGTCGAAGGAGAGCCGATTATGAACGGATTGAAAATATTTAACAACGGGATGTTTGAGGTCGCAGTCACACTTGAAAACGGTGAAGTTTTATTTGAGTTAGAACAACTCGTAAAAAATTTAGGTTTTGAAAGAGTGGAGTACAAAAACGGAAAAGAATACAAGTCAATTAGATGGGAACGTGTTGAGAAGTATTTGAAAGAAGTTGGTTTCGCCCAAGTGTGGGCGAAAGATAGTTTGATACCTGAAAGCATAGCCTATCTACTTTCCTTTAAAGGTGAATCCAAAGATGCCGTCAAGTTCCAAAAATGGTTGGCAACCGAAGTTATCCCTGTAATTCGAAAACATGGTGGTTATCTAACACCTGAAAAAGTAGAAGAAGCATTGCTCAACCCAGACACACTAATCAAACTTGCAACGAACTTGAAAGAAGAGCGTGAGAAGAGAAAGGCTGCTGAACTACTTATTGCAGAAAAAAATAATACAATCGCTACGCAATTAAAAAACCTTAAAGAACAGCGCCCAAAAGTTATATTTGCGGATGCTGTAGGAGCTTCCAAAACTTCTATTTTAGTTGGTGAGCTGGCAAAGCTTTTGAAACAGAATGGAATTGAAACAGGCCAGAAAAGACTGTTTCATTGGCTAAGAGAGAAAGGCTATTTAATTAAGCGTAAAGGAACTGACTTCAACATGCCTACCCAGCGGAGTATGGAACTAGAGCTTTTTGAAATTAAAGAAACGTCCATTACACATAACGACGGACATATTAGTATCAGCAAAACCCCAAAGGTTACAGGGAAAGGCCAGTTATATTTCATTAACAAATTTTTACTAGAAAATAAGATGCTGGAGGTCAATTGA